The Candidatus Minimicrobia sp. QA0096 DNA segment GTTGTATTAGCGGGCTTAATTAACGCCGCTAAATTGACAGGACGAGACCTGGCAGATTGCAAATTCGTGGTCATCGGCGCAGGCGCAGCTGGCACGGCAATCATCAAATTGTTAAATCTTTACGGGGCAAAAAACATCGTAGCGGTAGATAGCCGAGGAATTGTCGGAAAATCACGCACAGATTTGAACGCTGAAAAAACCGCGCTATTGGAATACGTCGACGCATCGCAATCTGGCTCAATTGAAGACGCCATCACTGACGCAGACGTATTCATCGGCGTATCGCGTGCAGGACTTCTCACTCCAGAATTAGTCCAAAAAATGGCGAAAGATCCAATCGTATTCGCACTAGCAAATCCTGTTCCAGAGATTATGCCAGATGTCGCCAAAGAAGCCGGCGTCGCAATCATCGGTACAGGTCGTAGCGACTTCCCAAATCAGGTCAATAACTCTCTGGCCTTCCCTGGAATTTTCCGCGGCGCATTAGATCACGGAGTTAAGAAAATCACCGATCAGCACAAATTAGCGGCTGCTGAAGCGCTAGCTAACCTGGTCGAAAATCCAACCGTCGACAAAGTCGTCCCAACTGCATTTGATGAGGGTGTTGTTGAAGCTATTGCGAATGTCATTAGATAAGCCTAAGCACCAGCACCGTACTTAGCCGCATCACGAGAGTTTCCATCTATAAACAGAGCCACTAACGACTCCTGGTTCTGTTTGTCGCAAGCTCCTAAGAATAAAACTACTTCAGTCACTCCAGCTTCCTGAAGAGATTTTTTAGTCTCACTTTCATCGGGCATATCTTCAATGCTGACTTTTGACACATAAACTCTCTTGGCGTTATGCGTTTGTTCTTTCCAGGCGTAAATTATAAACGGATAAAGCTCTCTTAATCTGTTATTTAAGCCAATTGGCAAACCGACAGACTTATCTTCTGAAGTTGCTACACATTTAGCAGCCATAGTTAATTTGTCCTTAATAATAGGTAGAATGTCCCGCTTCTTCTCGTCGTTTTCGTATCCAGTCATTTTATGCTCGACCTTTTTAGCCTCTTCAGTGCGCGCGTCGACTACTGCGACCACAGTACCGTCACCACCACGCTCAACATGCAGTACATCCACAATAGAATCTTCTTTAAGCCACGGAAACGTCTCGCTATCAAGCGTCACAGCATCTCCCGCCTTCAATCCAATTTCTACCAACTGAGAGCTGCCTTCTTCGATTGTCGGCTTCGATTTGTTTGATCTTTTTCTCTTAGCAACTTTTTTCAAAGACCCGCTCGCAATTTCACCCGCCACTTCGTAGGTTCTGAATTTTTCAGAAAGAACCTTTAGCTCACCTTCTAGAATTGACTCCATTTTTTCTTCCACCACGGATTTGGCAAGAGTTCGCACATTCGGACAATTTTCCTCAAATACAATTTCCGTATATTCACGAGCTAACAACTCCTCGTCCAGATCTCTCATCCCGTCCGCACAATCGAGTATGGTTTTAGCCCACTCCAAGTCTCTTTCATAATTAAAGAAGGCTTCAACGCGCTCCATACGTACATCAACATTGCTCTCGAGCATTGCATTAAATTCGTCATATTTAATCCCTGAAAAATCCGCCAACAGCTTGACTAATCTGTCCGTATTTTCACGAACTGGATCATATTCAGGCTGACTTACTTCAAATTCTATAAATGAAGAAGTATCATCTTTCTCATGAACACTATCAATCACAGTCTCCTTAGTCTCTAATGTGAGTTGTATATATTCAGAGTCGGCAGCATCTGGGCTAAGATTATTATTCCTCTGAAATTTCTTTACTTTAGGAATTTTATGTCCTTCAAGATTGCAATACTTCGGAACATTAACTTCCGCTATTTTAGCGGGAAAAATTTTATCTAACGACGATATAAAAGCATTTAGTGAGGCTTTATACTCCTTATTAAATTCCTCTTTTAACCGAGAACTCACTTCGTAAAAATCATAGCGGATCTCCAAATATTCAGGAGACTGGTCGTATGCATCCTTAGCCTGCTTAAGACTATCAATTACAGGCTTATATTTCTCAACCAAGTCCTTAAATATGGATGAATCTTTGGACACATCTTCATATATATATTCAAGGAAATTGATAACAGTATCAAAAATTTCACAGACAGAGTCTTTCTCAGACTCTGAAGATTCGCTATCGTGACAAGAGTGTTCCGGAATTTCGCTCATAAACTGATATTTTATCAGTTTATGGCTATAAAGTCAATTATATTACTCTGTTAACTTCTTCTAATGTTGTTTCGCCACGAAGAGCCGCCAACACGCCAGCCTGAAGCAACGTCACCATACCATCTTCTTTTGCAGCCTTTTCAATCGCTTCCGTATGAACATCTTCAACATCGCCGCGCAAGAATTTCTGAATATTTTCACTCACGACCAGTTGCTCCATTACTGGAATTCGCCCCTTGTAGCCAAACGGAACGTCATCCGTCGGCACCGCACGCCAAAGCTTAAACGTATCCAAATCTGGGCAATCAACATTCTCTGGCAAATCCTTCAAGACTTCTTTTACCCACTTACGAGTCGCCCCGTCTGGCTCATATTCTTCCTTGCTATCATCCCACAATCTTCTCACTAGTCGTTGAGCAATAACCAGCCGAACCGCCGAGCTAAAAATCGGATTTTGCCCAATCATATCGATCATACGACTAAACGCCGCCGCAGTCGAATTGGCGTGGAAACTGGACAATACCAAGTGTCCCGTAATTGACGCCTGAATCGCAGTCTTCGCAGTTTCATTGTCGCGAATCTCGCCAACCATCACCACATCTGGGTCAAGACGCAAAACACTGCGCAAACCATCAGCAAACCTCTGTCCATTTGTCGTATCAATTGGAATCTGAGCAATCCCAGGAATCGTATTTTCTACAGGATCCTCCAGCGTGATAATCTTTCGATCCTGAGTATTAAGAGCGTTCAAAATACTATATAACGTCGTAGACTTTCCTGAACCAGTTGGACCAACCATCAACAACATTCCGCGCGGATGAGAAATAACTTCATCGATTTGCTCGCGCTCTTTCTTTGAAATGCTCAATAGATCCAAGTTCAACATTGACTCATCAAAGTTAAACAATCGAAGTACCAGATCCAAACCGTACACCGTCATCACGGCTTCCACACGCAAATTCAGCACGTGCGATGCGCCATCTCTATGAATTTCCTGCTGCATATGTCCAGACTGAGGCTCTCTGGAAGCGGTAGAAATATTCGCACGAGACGCCAAAGTCGCCATAATCACTCGATATCTATCCCTACTAAGTTCCGCCACCGTGTGCAAAGCTCCGTCAACACGCATCCGAATTCGAATCGATTCGCGCTGGTTC contains these protein-coding regions:
- a CDS encoding NAD(P)-dependent malic enzyme; the encoded protein is MDYNKLALELHEKYKGKITTSLRDKEELNRDKLSAYYSPGVGAVSQAIAENPADLPKYTWTNNLVAVISDGSAILGLGNLGPKAAMPVMEGKALLFKHFADVDAVPIVLDVHEPEEIIATVKAIAPSFGAINLEDIAAPKCFEIEERLKAELDIPVFHDDQHGTAVVVLAGLINAAKLTGRDLADCKFVVIGAGAAGTAIIKLLNLYGAKNIVAVDSRGIVGKSRTDLNAEKTALLEYVDASQSGSIEDAITDADVFIGVSRAGLLTPELVQKMAKDPIVFALANPVPEIMPDVAKEAGVAIIGTGRSDFPNQVNNSLAFPGIFRGALDHGVKKITDQHKLAAAEALANLVENPTVDKVVPTAFDEGVVEAIANVIR
- a CDS encoding GspE/PulE family protein; the protein is MDEDKIQARRREQDEEATRRRASILGLQYLDGREFEETLPLLKDVLTIEEMYKGRLVPLAFNEEDQSYRFGVTSQTSESLMKRMRDQYVENGKRIFFFLISGSAFRSIMLRFDPPKKVIYDNIEIAKEGDSDTLAQVTQTLASVGTNDVFNYLIDQADLLGASDIHIENQRESIRIRMRVDGALHTVAELSRDRYRVIMATLASRANISTASREPQSGHMQQEIHRDGASHVLNLRVEAVMTVYGLDLVLRLFNFDESMLNLDLLSISKKEREQIDEVISHPRGMLLMVGPTGSGKSTTLYSILNALNTQDRKIITLEDPVENTIPGIAQIPIDTTNGQRFADGLRSVLRLDPDVVMVGEIRDNETAKTAIQASITGHLVLSSFHANSTAAAFSRMIDMIGQNPIFSSAVRLVIAQRLVRRLWDDSKEEYEPDGATRKWVKEVLKDLPENVDCPDLDTFKLWRAVPTDDVPFGYKGRIPVMEQLVVSENIQKFLRGDVEDVHTEAIEKAAKEDGMVTLLQAGVLAALRGETTLEEVNRVI